One segment of Alphaproteobacteria bacterium DNA contains the following:
- a CDS encoding DMT family transporter: protein MILAAALWASSWVVNKSVLPFIGPSEVVSGRFAIAAIVLWVLVVLSGDLRAMRQVGWRPLLMGLLEPGLAGLLITWGMTMTSALSATVFLSLMPVLMPLLGRLVLGEAVRPVVYIGTAIAFAGTALLLHGQAGHGGGSALGNFIVGLGVLTLCVNQLLARRVAQAYGRPLLVTAWQLTVSAALALLVMLTLERPEAPYAGADAMVWSSIAYMALLGTCGTFLIYNYALRHIPVGRISLFICLIAPLSAPMAAWYLGTQVTALDYTAIVIVLAGVLLPNWRARAC from the coding sequence ATGATCCTCGCCGCCGCGCTGTGGGCCTCATCTTGGGTGGTCAACAAGTCGGTGCTGCCTTTCATCGGACCCAGCGAGGTGGTTAGCGGCCGCTTCGCCATAGCCGCCATCGTGCTCTGGGTCCTGGTGGTGCTGAGCGGCGATTTGCGCGCCATGCGCCAGGTCGGCTGGCGGCCCCTGCTCATGGGCCTCCTCGAGCCCGGCCTGGCCGGCCTCTTGATCACCTGGGGCATGACCATGACCAGTGCGCTCAGCGCCACCGTCTTCCTCAGCCTGATGCCGGTGCTGATGCCGCTCCTGGGCCGTCTGGTGCTGGGCGAGGCGGTGCGCCCGGTGGTCTACATCGGCACCGCCATTGCCTTCGCCGGCACGGCGCTCTTGCTGCATGGCCAAGCCGGTCACGGCGGCGGCTCGGCGCTGGGGAATTTCATCGTCGGGCTGGGCGTGCTGACGCTTTGTGTCAATCAGTTGCTGGCGCGCCGCGTGGCCCAGGCCTACGGCCGGCCGCTGCTGGTCACGGCCTGGCAGTTGACGGTCTCGGCGGCGCTGGCGCTTCTCGTCATGCTGACGCTGGAGCGCCCGGAGGCGCCTTATGCCGGGGCCGATGCCATGGTCTGGTCGTCGATCGCCTACATGGCACTCTTGGGCACCTGCGGCACGTTCCTGATCTACAATTACGCCCTTCGGCATATTCCCGTGGGGCGCATCAGCCTCTTCATCTGCCTCATCGCACCGCTTTCCGCACCCATGGCGGCCTGGTACCTGGGAACGCAGGTAACGGCCCTCGACTACACAGCCATCGTCATCGTACTGGCCGGCGTGTTGCTGCCGAACTGGCGGGCTAGGGCCTGTTGA
- a CDS encoding SDR family oxidoreductase produces MDLGITGRNAIVCASSRGLGKGCARALAENGVNLVINGRDAEVTQATAEEIGKESDVKVTPVIADISTPEGQKALLDACPQADILVNNNGGPPFRDFRELDRESMQQGVAMNFVTPIELAQAVIDGMIERRFGRIVNITSVSVKRPVFGLDLSSGARAGLTAFMAGVARSVAQHNVTINHILPGYIDTDRLRGGLAFNAQKQNISVDQAAASQTSQVPAGRFGNPGEFGQACAFLCSQHASYITGHSLLVDGGLFESNF; encoded by the coding sequence ATGGATCTGGGAATCACCGGGCGCAACGCCATCGTCTGCGCCTCCAGCCGCGGCCTGGGCAAGGGCTGCGCCCGGGCCTTGGCGGAGAACGGCGTCAATCTGGTGATCAACGGCCGCGACGCCGAGGTCACCCAGGCCACGGCCGAGGAGATCGGCAAGGAAAGCGACGTCAAGGTAACCCCGGTGATCGCCGATATCTCGACGCCCGAAGGCCAAAAAGCGCTCTTGGACGCCTGCCCGCAAGCCGACATCCTGGTCAACAACAACGGCGGCCCGCCCTTTCGCGATTTCCGCGAGCTCGACCGCGAAAGCATGCAGCAAGGCGTGGCGATGAACTTCGTCACCCCCATCGAGCTGGCCCAGGCGGTCATCGACGGCATGATCGAGCGCCGCTTCGGGCGCATCGTCAACATCACCTCGGTGTCGGTAAAACGGCCGGTCTTCGGCCTCGATCTTTCCTCGGGCGCCCGCGCCGGCCTCACCGCCTTCATGGCCGGGGTGGCGCGTTCGGTGGCCCAACACAACGTCACCATCAACCACATCCTGCCGGGCTACATCGACACGGATCGCCTGCGCGGCGGCCTCGCCTTCAACGCCCAGAAGCAGAACATCTCGGTCGACCAGGCAGCGGCCAGCCAGACCAGCCAGGTCCCGGCGGGGCGCTTCGGCAACCCGGGTGAATTCGGCCAGGCCTGCGCCTTCCTCTGCAGCCAGCACGCCAGCTACATCACCGGCCACAGCCTGCTGGTCGATGGCGGGCTTTTCGAAAGTAATTTTTGA